One segment of Pontibacter akesuensis DNA contains the following:
- the def gene encoding peptide deformylase, producing MIYPIVAYGDPVLKEVAEDIPQDYPNLKELVDDMFATMYHAHGVGLAAPQIGKSIRLFVIDSEPMMDEKDEGKGLKKAFINPEIVDEDGEEWGFEEGCLSIPGVREVVYRPERIVIRYFDEEWNEHEDTYDGMNARVIQHEYDHIEGILFTDYLNGLRKRLIKNKLAKISKGEVDADYKMNFPALTKRR from the coding sequence ATGATTTATCCGATTGTTGCCTACGGCGACCCCGTCCTGAAAGAAGTAGCTGAAGATATTCCGCAGGACTACCCGAACCTGAAAGAGTTGGTGGACGATATGTTTGCCACCATGTACCATGCGCACGGCGTAGGCCTGGCTGCCCCGCAGATTGGCAAAAGCATTCGTTTGTTCGTGATCGACTCGGAGCCGATGATGGACGAAAAAGACGAAGGCAAAGGCCTGAAGAAGGCGTTCATCAACCCGGAGATTGTGGACGAGGACGGTGAGGAATGGGGCTTTGAAGAAGGCTGCCTAAGTATACCGGGCGTGCGCGAGGTGGTTTACCGCCCGGAGCGCATCGTAATCCGTTATTTTGATGAGGAGTGGAACGAACACGAAGACACGTACGATGGCATGAACGCCCGCGTGATCCAGCACGAGTACGACCACATCGAAGGCATCCTGTTCACTGATTACCTGAACGGCCTGCGCAAGCGCCTGATCAAAAACAAGCTCGCCAAGATATCGAAAGGCGAAGTAGACGCAGACTACAAAATGAACTTCCCCGCTCTGACGAAGAGACGCTAA
- the ruvX gene encoding Holliday junction resolvase RuvX produces MGRIMGIDYGTKRVGLAVTDTLQIIASPLETVHAQDVLSYLKAYVLREPVEAFVLGMPRNLAGNATDNTQHVVGFQRKLQKEFPEVKVHLVDERFTSKIAQQTMLAGGLKKKARQDKGTVDRVSAAIILQSYLESRSYI; encoded by the coding sequence ATGGGCAGAATAATGGGTATTGACTATGGGACAAAGCGGGTGGGGCTGGCCGTTACGGACACGCTCCAGATAATCGCGAGCCCATTAGAAACCGTTCATGCCCAGGATGTGTTGTCTTACCTGAAGGCTTATGTACTGCGCGAACCGGTGGAGGCGTTTGTGCTGGGCATGCCGCGCAACCTAGCTGGCAACGCCACCGACAACACCCAGCACGTGGTTGGTTTCCAGCGGAAGTTGCAGAAGGAGTTTCCGGAGGTGAAAGTGCATTTGGTGGATGAGCGTTTTACCTCGAAAATAGCGCAGCAAACCATGTTGGCGGGTGGCCTTAAAAAGAAAGCACGCCAGGACAAAGGCACGGTAGACCGCGTGAGCGCCGCCATTATTTTACAGTCGTATCTAGAAAGCAGAAGTTATATATGA